In the genome of Megalops cyprinoides isolate fMegCyp1 chromosome 18, fMegCyp1.pri, whole genome shotgun sequence, the window GCGTACCTTTTTCCGTTTGACCTTTGAGCGCGGCTTAGCCCAAAGGCTGTCGCAGTTTGCCATCAAAACCGCTCTTCGTTTACTGTAACGGGATGGGGGTTGTCAGCCTtaacaggttaaaaaaaaaaagaggagaggaatgaAAACACAGTCCAAAGTCTTTGAAAGTTGTTTAAGTGTAAACTCGGCAGATGGTTGGCCATTAAAGGAgtgtttaaagcatttttttaatgtccaAGCATGGAAaatctgtgtcattttcagcaaaGGCTCTTGGTGTTTCTTCATTTACCAGCCTTGCCAGTGATTGAGGTTAGTGAAAATGTGATGAGGGAAAATGGATAGCTGCAAGGGTTTGAGCAGCAGTCATTTGGGTCTGTCAGTATTTTAACAGCACGTCTTGCAGGCTGTTCTACGTCATTGCAGTGCAGCCTCAGTCTGCATTTAGGTATTGCTCTGAAATAAGTTTCTCTCCATTATTTTTAAGTCATTAGTAAGGGAGCATGCAGCCAAATGAGAAATGTCATCTTAACAGAGGTCTaattcacattttccacattgtcAGTGGCAAATCAAATGCTTATTATGATATCTGTAATAGGATctgcccaaaaaaaaagcaacaactgTTATCTTTGTATTTCAAAAGCAGTTCCCATGAAGGGGTATCTGTGGTGGTGTGTAATCGTGGGAAATTATGGactgaatggaaacaaatggaaaGGGTAATTGTGGCACATGGGACACAAGCGTATCCAGTAGACTACCTCTCTCTGATGCGATGGTTCGTTTTAACACAATGATGGCCGCATGCTATGTGCTAGGCAACATGAATTCCATAGTGTGCATAAATGGATTTGTTCTCTTTGGGATTGCTTGGGGGCTTCCCAGGGCAATTTAGTGTTTATCATGTTCTGTCTTCAGTCCCAAGTGTTTTTGTGCTGGAACTTCCATTGCCTCCCACCATACCCCTTTTCCTTCCAAACAGATATGCCTTAAACCACATCCTCCCTTAAACCACATCCTCCTGCTATTGTGGAACAgcaatgtagcacagtggtaaggagcaggacttgtatccgaaaggttgccggttcgattccccactgaggcactgctgttgtacccttaggaaaggtgcttaacccagaattgctgtggtagatatccagctgtgtaaatgggtaacgtaaaaatttcactctggataagagagtctgttaaatgccaataatgtaatgtaagatgcGTTGTGAGGGAAACGTGGCCGATATGCATGAGTGGCtagaaaggaaataaattaaagGCTTTATCAAACGTGGTAATATCTTCCTACACTTTTATCGTCAGTGCCTTCTGATACTTAaaacatcacattcattcagaATTAGTGTGCCGTAATTCTCCTTATCTGAGGATTTCTCACAAACATCTTGTCGTCAAGCTGATCACTCCGTTCTGAAGGGAGAGTTTGGGACTGAAGCAACTTCTACTCTATTGtttccttccctcccctttcccccttGATACTTGCTGTGTGTCAGGCCTGTTAATGGATTTCTTGGGGGAGATATTATTTTGGTCCAGTAAGCCGCATGCTTAATATATGAGTGACAGATCTGActcatgcagagagagaaaataataataaaaaaataagaagaaaagaacagcactgcagatatttgctgagaagaaaaaaaagagaataattcGGTATTAACAATAAAGCACGTTATCaagcaagaggaaaaaaaagtcccaaCTCCTCTAAACTGTCctatttttgcttctttttcatttcccccTCCTAAGAAGATAGATGATGAAAATGAGGCCAACTTGCTGGCAGTGCTCACAGAGACCCTGGACAGCATCCCGGTGGACGAGGACGGATTGCCTTCGTTTGAGGCCCTGGCAGATGGGGACGTGACCAATGCCAGCGACCAGAGCTGTCCCTCCACGCCTGACggctccccccccaccccagaagCAGAGGAGCCGTCTCTAGTAAGATCCCCACCACCGCCGCCACCCCCTGCATGATCCGTGGTCCCCTCCCACGGCCGTGGGTGCACCAGATAGCTCAGCCATAGCACTTACTGACCAAAAATGGCTGCAGAAGGCGGGCCCCACCGTGATTAAACTTCAGTCCCTGCATCTTCGTGAGTGGATCGAAGCCACGGAGATGAAAGGGAATATGGAGGTGAATTGGTATTCATTTCACCACACAGGATGTACATGCAGCGACGGTTTGGGGATAAAGATACGTGAAACTATGATAAATGCCCGAAATCAAGATTCACTGTAACCATTAGTAGATATCTCTTTTCATGGGGGTGCTCTTTAATCATCCTCGAAACAATGCAGGTTGCAGATACTGAAGAACAGCACATCTGCATTCTGTATAGAGTGCACTCATTCACAGATCAGCTCTGCTCCTCTGAAACCACTCAGTCCTgcttctgctctgtgtgcagtggCTTGAACTGGAGAGATAATCTGACTTGTTTCCACAGTCACTGTTTGTACTCCATGCAGGCCCCATATAATGGAACCCAACACACACGTCCGCATCTGATTGTGTTTTGTGCTGAAACATTACTCGGCCCATGCGGACATTGTCACACCTGTTGTGGCGACACGGGCTCCTTGTCAGATTCTCTCGTCCTCAGAGAAGATGAACAGATTGTAGATTTCAGTCCGCATGGGTGCTGTttgactgtgcgtgtgtgtgtgtgtgtgtgtgttttcttcctGAAGACAAACCTAATTACCCAACACCCCCGGCGGCACATAGACAAAAGCCAATCAGCCGCTCCCCGTGATGGTTTAATTAAGTGTGGTTGAAGACATTTAGAGGAACATGCACGCCCCGTCCTCCCATATAAaccctctctttcctttgtctttgtctttgcagCTAAAGAAGCTCCTGCTGGCTCCCGCTAACTCACAGCTCAGCTATAATCAATACACAGGTGGCAAGGCGCAAAACCATGCAGCCAGCAACCACCGAATCCGACCAACACCTGCTGTCATCAAGGTAGCGCCCCATTGTAGTGTTATGTTAAAAGCTGCATTTCTGGACCTCCATGTTTGTTTACTCTATTTTTTGGTCACACTCTCAAAGTATGTTAAACTTCTCATGTATATTAAACACGTCTCATGGTCTCCACCAGTTGTCTCCAGTTGAACCAAAACCGTAAATGAATGTAACTGCAGTCCCCAAATGGCACAGATATATAATAGAGATATTCTGTATCCGTGTCATTCTCAAGCCTtgtgcaaaaatacacatagtGCAACAGTTAATATGTAAAGGTTTTGCTTCCTTGGTGTTAGAGGAAGAATTTAATTACCGCTAGGTCAAAGTGTATTATATCCTTTCACCATTACAGTAGAAATATGTAATAGGAAATTGAGTGAAAGACATAAGAAAAAGCTgttaattgaattgaaaatcCCTCCTTCGTGTTgcttgtaatttcattttttgtacagaGCTTAAGATTGAGCACATTATGGTGATGCAGGTTTAGTccttttctgaaactgaaaatctgCTATGCAATACGGATGGAATAGATTCAATTGCATTTTAGtccacaaaaatcaaaaatatcaaGAAGACGAATGGGTGgatgcctttttttaaatgacgtTCTTTCATCGGTTTCTGGAGGGAGCCGTTCCTCTGACtcagctgtgagtgtgttttgcTGATTTTAGAAGCACCTGATTTAGAAAGGTGGTTGAGCGTGACTTTTGTTTGCAGACAGAGAACCCCTGGAACAGCAAGCCGAGGGGagcctgtctgcagcagagccgGCCAGTGAGGCGCCCCTGCACAGAGCTGCTCAAGTACCTCACGGCCGACAACGACGCGCTTCACACCAAAGCCGGCGAGCCGAAAAGCACCCGGGGCGGcggaggcagcagcagagacaaaaGCGGAAGCGCTTGCTCTTCCTCATCCTCGTCCTCGCCGTCCTcgtcctccacctcctccttctcctccctgtcctccgcctcctcctcatcctcctcttcgtcctcctccAAGAAGAAGCCGTCGTCCCCGCTGTGCCAGCCTCAGCAGCAGCCGCCGCAGCGAGGTGAGAGCTGGACTGCCGGCGGGTGGTGTGTGGCCGGTGTGGGTGCTGGGAAGTGGAGAGGTTGCGATCGCGGGGTTGGCACTGAGGGACAGTCTGAACCCACAGCACCTGCTCCTATCCCCCCAGCCCGTAGGAACAGCCGCGGCAATGCCCGCCTCAAACTGGAGCGCAGGCCGTCCAGTGAAGAAGGAAGGCCGCCAGGTCAGCAGCCTGCCCTGGATGCGGGGCACCTGGCAGCCGCTAGGTTCATTAGGTACATGCATTCttattctctccctcccagagTGATGGGTCAGTCAGGCAGCTGTGGGCGTTGCCGTGAGGAGGAGGGCGGCGCTTCGGCTAGCGAGCGCTCGGGCGAGGCCAGGCACATGTGTAGGCACATCGCAGTGACTACCCAGCAAAGACAGGAACCAGGGCACCCGTTACTTAGCCAGCTGCTGTTGTCCAAGCAGAAGCCTGCCGGGCACCAGGGTCACCTGCACCCACCTGTTTTCCCTCAGGCCAGCAGGGGCGCTCCCCAAGAAACCACTCCCGGCCTCCTCAGAGGAGATGGGCCTCCCAGGAGGACCGGTGGGAGAATTAGCAGAGATACGTGCACTGCAGGTCTCTGGTGCAACAGACAGGCCCAGCAGCCTGGTCTGGAGCTCTTGGCTCCTGAAGCAGACGCAGGCCGCAGGGTTACTGAGCCATGCGTGGGGCTGGAGTGGGGATGGGCAGAGGGCCGCGTGGAGCAGGCCGGCTGTGTCGGGGACGATGTCCACAATGATGTCATGGGCAGCCCCATGTCGTGCGCGCAGGGACCCCCAAGCCCCCTCTTCCCAGACTCTGTAGTTCCAGTAGGAGACCTCAACCTCTCCATCACACAAGAGCAGCACCTACACAGACAGGCACTCTGCAGCTACCCCGACGACCAGGTCCTCCCACTGTTAGGTAATCTTCGCTGCATCCCcgcccctctctttttctccctctcctgctttAACCGCTTCCCTAGTTTGACTCCATACTAACCCCTATGCTAATTTGAACTTAACAATCACTTTGAAGACAGTCAGCCAACTGCACCCTCTATTCCAGGAGACGGCAGCTTTCAAAACAGGCTGCAGGGAAGTGAGACACTTTCAATTCCCGCCGAGCGCTAGCTCAAGATTAAATTTagtgggggtgggaggaggcTGTTATGTCTCGATACATTAAGGCATTTTTAAGTCAGCCAATTTCTGGCTAGATCAAGCTGAATGTTTGTATATGGAGTTGCAGCCGAGCACTGCTATAATGACATAGTTGTTTAACTGAAAGGCATTCCTTAGCTGCAGTCAGAGATAATCAGAGCCTCAGGCAACTGCACAAGCTTCCTTGActgctctttcttcctctgctttGGTTCtctgcatgtaaaaattgcttttaaagTGCTATAGTCGGGTTTCACACGGCATAATATAcaatgtttgtgcttttttctgttcGGTTGAGTTGGTTCGTCTTGACAAACATTGAATCAGAATGCATATGTCATTACTTCATCCTGCCTCAAACAGGGAATTGTCAACAAAAAAGGGGTCTAGTTAGAAGCTATTttataaaaaggaaatggaaaatattcCAGCCATACGGGGGTTGAGTTTGTGACAACACTGCTTTCAATGACCTAATCTGAAATTGATATGTAGATGTGGAACTGAATTCTTCAGAGCTCAGTGTGATCTAGTTAAATAATTACCCATGCTCCTTTGTGTTCTACAGCCAAACCAACCACCTTGCCACTTCCTTTGACCCCAGAGTCTCCAAAGTAAGTGAGAGagtttttcaacatttttagacaacaaatcaaaaaggaaacaaaccctgacaaacaagcaaaaaagaaaaaaaaaaacctgaggcATTCTGTactttcatttccatttgtaaaatcattaaaaagtaTGGCTGTCTTTCCCCTCAAAAATCAAatggcattgttttttgtttttcagtgaccACAAGGGATCACCATTTGAGAACAAAACCATTGAACGCACATTGAGTGTGGAGCTATCTGGAACCCCAGGTAAACAAatgatgatttttgttttttttagataaataCAGTGCTTACAGAAACCCTGCTATTTTCTTTACCTGTGGAAGGTAGACGAAAAACTCGATTTTACCATGCGGCAGGGCGACCTGCTTTATAGGATTGAAAAATCAGGACTCTGTGAATAAACTGCTAAGGGTTAAAATGGCTGCTCCTGGCTTTCTCTTCAGTCTTAATAGTTTCATAAAAGATCAGGGTTCAAGGTGAAGGAACATTGGGTTCATTTTATGTGCCTCCATATTGATTAGGCTCCTTCCCCCCTGGCTCATAGGGAACTTCTTCGCTCCATTTAAGAGTTAATCTCTCTCTCCTATTGTCATGTCTGGATGGTAATGCTCTTTGACTGCAATGCTCACTTATCCGATACATCACAGACAAATTGATGTGGccttattattgttttaattggcTTTGCCACGTAATTCAGTTTGCTGATATTATCTTTGTCTTTGCAGACAATCTGATAATTTGATTAGAGACATGAAGGTAATTTCCAATGGTAAGGCTGATATTTATGTGAACAATGGCATTTTATAAATGAGGTCAGTGCAGAAGGGTGtgttattattatagttattattatttgtagtcGTAGTAGTAGTAGCGGTATTGGTAGTACTGCAGTGcattatatattaattaaacACATTGGTGAAAACAATAGGCAAAGGTAATTAAACTTAAATGAAGTGAGTGGCAGCTGATGCTATAAAACACTGAGCTTCAGcagttctctctctgcatgaaTTATGTTGGTAATTATATCAGTATCCCACAAGCTGTGATTAATCATTCCGggtcaataaaaacaaaatgtctgccCTTTTACTCATAATGGCTTGTGGTGAATGGGCATTTCAGTATTCATTTACCACCCTGAAAGAGCCCtggatgcatgcacacattttctgtaattccTTCCCAAATCAGATGCCATGCCCTGAGGCTTCAGGCAGTGTTTGGTGGGTAATGTAGTTGAGTGGGCATAGTCATGGGCTTTGAGGCGGAGTTTGGATGCAGAAATCAGATGTTGAGGCTCTGTGATGACCCCTAATGTTTGATTTAACCTGAAACGTGTTCCTACTCAACTGTGGCCttgtatctgcatgtgtgtgtgtttgcgcctgtgtgttgtgtgtgtgtgttgatggtgCGAGGAGGGGGGGTTAAGGACATCAGGGTCACCTAGTCCGTTACTTAGTTTCAAGTGTAATCAAAATCTGttaatatttccttatttatACTGCCGGCTTTGGCCCCTTGCCAGAAACAAAATCCAACACATAAATACCTAGTAGTCCTTTTGCAGGAATAAGGCCAAATCCCCATTTTTATCCCTGATCTATCCATAGTTAATAAGGATATAGCCTGAACCTCACCCTCACCAAAATGTTATAGGATTATATCCTGGTAAAAGCCATTAGAGGGAGAACATGTGAAGATTGACTCGTTCAACTCTGGGATTAGTTTTTCCGGTGTCATGACTACCCTGTCTGAAACTTGGGAAAGAATGAAAGTCTGAGTTAATGATTCGTGAGGGAACctgcttgtgatttttttccatgagaaTTATGCCTATACACTTAATTTGagattaaattgttttaattggtAACCTGGTGCATGAGGACTGGAGAGGGTGAAATTGCCCACAGAAACATTCACATGGAGCCAGGTTTTCTGTGGGGTTGTTTACTCATTAAACATAATGGTTTTAAATCAACACTTTAAATTCACTTCTTCctctgcaaaaagaaaaagacacattCCTAAAAGGCCTTTCCAGCATGCCTTtccaggctgttttttttcagggtaTCTCTTTGTCattgagacagagaaaggcctATGATGACTATTTCAAATAAAGAGAAGCGATATTAATATCTAAACTTAAAGCACTTGGGGGGATACTGTTTTACAAAGACAGGCCTATATCTGTGGATTTTACTGTCTCCCTGGCTCACTCTTACCTGATTTATCTTGCATTTTGTGGCAAGAGATAGCACTCACCAAACAAGTGGTGCACGGCGCAGAATTATCATGCTTAAATACCAACAGTCACAATGCAGTCGGTGCAGGTTTTAACTCTGTTGGTGCCCCCACTGTCAAAATTGGCAGCGATACCTTCAAGAAACTTGGAACCCAAACAACAGACTACTTTCTGAAAGCTTTGCAGTTCATTCAGAGTAATGTGGCAGCATTGTACCGCTGTGCTAATAGATTGACTGTCTGCTGCCATGTCTTTAATGATGCTGTGATGAGGCCTGGGTCATCCTAACTATGGCTGTTTGCACAGCCTCTGTAGCTAGAGTGGGATCCACCCTTAAGTCAAACCTAATTAACAGTTGTGATATCCCTCGTACAATTTACAGCATGGGACAAACATGTTTGATTTGTTCACATGTGTGCATCCGGCATGGGCAGCTTTGAGTGAAAGGTGTACATTTATCTtaattctgatttattttagAGCCTTTAATAGCTCTCACTTTATGACCCTGTTTGCACTATTTGCACAGATGGTGTTTCAGTAGCAAAAAAGAAGTTACTTGGCGGagcccaccaccacccccccgcccccaccttcCTCCCCTTGCTTTTACAGCTCATTTCATCTGCGTAATCATAAATAAAGCAAAGCCCTGGCCCTGCTGAAATACTGTATGAGCCTTGCATCTGATTGTTTGCGTATCTGGGAGAGCGCAGTATCATGTACCAGAGAAGGCGTTACTCTCGTGTGTAAGAAGCACTCCTCTCGGACGCACAGAAACGCCACAGGAGCACactggtgccccccccccttttcaatACCCCGGAAAACGTCCAGAAAATAGACCCACTACACCAGATGTGACGGCGCATTCTCACTAATGGCCACTGCTGGTTGCTGCTCACCAAAGGCCAGCACTCAAAGCGAGCGGTAAAAGAAAAGGACGAAACCCATTGAAAAGGTCCGAATTAAATTCCAGAGAgaatttcagttgttttgtgtgagtgcattaaCAGTGCCGTAAAGCGCTACCTCTCAGGCCTTCATGTATAATTGCCATCTGTCAGCACATAAATCTGTCAGGATGGGTGAGGCTCAGGGAAGAGGGAGATATGCAGGAAATCCAtgagggaacagcagcaggatTGCCCACTAGTCAGTATGTTTTCATTACAAGTTTAATATCACAGTATGTATAATGTAACAGTATCACAGATTAGCTTAGGCATAATAATGTATTCCCTGTCTCGGAGTGAAAAACTGTATGAgtggaaaaaacatacatatatccTCTGGATACTGggtaaatgtttctttttattcaaGTTTTTTGGCCGGTGTCCTGTGTATATTATCCTTTTGAAGGATCTGGCATTTTCAGTGATACCGGCATGACCGTGGACCTCGCTCTTTGTGTCAGTGGTTAATGCATGATTTTTCATGCATGGGGATTTGCCAAGGTTAGGAAGGGGCGTAGAAGCTCAGCCATGTACTACCACGCTATATTAAGTTACACAGAGCATTACATTAATCTGTCAAGATTGCAATAAAATACGGATCAGGATTAGGCGGAATGAAAGTGAATATTTTAATCAAGCCTGTGTGTCTACTGTCCGTAAACAGGCTGCAGGCGAATTATTATAATTCCATTCCGTTTTATTGCCCCTCAGGTCTGACACCACCTACCACGCCTCCTCACAAAGCCAGTCAAGAGAATCCTTTCAAAACATCGATCAAAACCAAGCTGTCCTCATGCACCTCCTCGGCCCTGGTGAAGAAGGCCCGCCTGGACGCCGCCCCTTCCTGCGCCCTGCCGGCGGGTCCCGTGAGGAAGGGCCCGGAGCAGACTGAGCTATACGCCCAGCTGAGCAAGGCGCCCCCGCTGCctgctggggggagggaggagtgcAAGGGCAAGCGTGCCGCCCCGCGCGGCTTTGGCGACCATGACTATTGCCAGTTTGCAAGCACAAAGCGGGACCCTTCCCTGGGCCTCCCACTCGGCTGTCCGGGCGGCAGGCATACGGAATGCAGGGGCGCCGCCGCGCCCTCCTCGTCCGCcgtttcttcctcctcctcttcttcctcgtCTGTGGCGGAGCAGTTGCAGAGCTTTCCCTCTGCGGAGCTAGAGCTGTGTCTGGACAGGGAGGGCGGGCAGCAGGGTCAACCCCCGCAGGCCGACCGGCCCGACGACGGCGGCCACTCTGGCAGGAGGAAGCCGCTCCGCGATCAGGAGATCCGGGCGGAGCTCAACAAGCACTTTGGCAACCCCAAGCAAGCCATTTACAGTGAGGAGAAGCAGCCGGGCGCCCTGCTGCCCGAGGAGAGCGACTCCGGCGACGAGTACTACTGCAAGCTGCCGGGCTACGTGCACCCGGGCCTGCCCCTGGAGGGCGTCTTCGAGGACAGCGAGGACGAGCCCGAGCGCCTCCTGTACCCCTGGGAGGGGACCCACCTGGACCTGCTCTTCGAGGGCTCCCCGTCCTGCTCCCCATCCGGCTCCTCCCCTTCACGGAGCTCCGTGTCCCCGCCCACgtccctcttctcctctcagcACTTCCGCTGGCCCCGGCCCGCCTCCCTGTCCCGCTCCCGGTCCCGTTCCCACTCCAGATCCGCATCCTACCGCCGGTGGCGGTCACACTCCCGGTCCCCCTACTCCCGCTCCCGCTCCAGGTCTCCGCTCAGCCGCTCGGCCTCACGGTAAGACCGCGTTCTTGCCACGTCGTTCGGGTGCAAACCGCACCGGAGTTAACTTAAAGGCCAGATGAAAGGCGGCTGGCTTAGTCTGGTCACAGCAGGAGTCAAGTCTTGCAAGTAGACATCTTTCTTAGCCAGCATGACTGGTGTCAGGGTGAATTTGGGAGCTAGACAGACGCGACACTTGTGTCTTTCCCCACTTCTTTGAACAGGTTTTGTATTTGTTGCGTGTGCAGAATGGGATGAGATGAATACATGTTTTTACCAATTCAAGCAAACAGGATGGCACAAAGAGTTACCCGTGATAACTCAATTGATGCATACCGTAGGGATGCCGACTGTGAGTTCTACCAATGAGCCCCTTCTCTTGCCTCCCCCATTGAGCATAACCTTGTATCTCTCATCACTCAGAATATTCCACCATGTGTGAACAGGCCTCCCTATGTTCGCCTCTGAAATGGGGAGAAGGTTAAGCAGCTGTAATGAAGTCTAATGAGCATGATTAGAAACCACAGAACCCAGGTGAAGAGATCAGAGAAGGCCCTGCGGCGGTCCCCGCCCATGGCTTCATTTGCTCCTCCAAATTAAGAATTGAATAGACGCTTCCCATTCATCTCACAGTTCCCCTGTATTTTCTAATGAATCAACAGCAACAGGAAACAATGCCCGGAGCTTCACACTATTCCACTTCCAGGGCTTTCATTACCTTGCATTGAAATTGGAGAtttatctctctgtttttttttccctctccctccatttctctacCCCCTGTATTTGATGGTGCAGGGTTTTAGCGGCAGCTGTTGTTTTGCTTATCAGCGCTCCCATCTGTCTGGGGAGATGAAAGGCAGACCAGAGAGTGCGCTGTCCTGGACACTCTCCTCTTTGAAGACAGTTACAGCATCACAGTGCACTGGAAGACAATATTTACACTGTCGCCTTTGATTGGAAAATAGAGAAAAAGgctttggggtggggggcgggaaAGGATGTGAAAATGGTAGTGGATTCAAGGGCAGCGAGGGAGACTGTTTTAAAAGGGTTCATTAAGCAGTCTCCCTGCTCAGCAGGCCTGACGTGGTCAGGCATGGGTCATGCATGGTCATGCACAGATACCTCTTTGTGGTTTCATACTTCTTTTGCACACGTGAATACCTCTGTCATCTGTTTTGGGGCATATATTTGATGTGTTATATAAGTCTGTGTCACGCCCATATCCAACACGGAGCCATAACAGTCTTGCTGTTCCAGtacttttttttacctcttcTAGTTTTTATGCAGATCTCAGTCATCACTCATTAAGTCAAAAGCCTTGTTTCTGGGAGAGTTTATTTAGCACCAAGAGGTTAATTAGAGCTGTGTTTGCAGACTCAATAGGAAGCAAAAAGTGAGGCGGTTCAAGGGCctctgtttttccatctctgccttttttttttcttgcagtgcAGGTCAATGAACCAGAAACGTATCACACACCATCCACTGTTCAGCACTGTCTGCCCACACACTTTGACATCAGCTGCAGAAACCAATCACCAGTGTTTGAAATGGTGCTTCAGTGGAGAGACTGGAAGCCTTTACaagatttgaaataaaacaggaaagtGAAAGGGAAACATTTTCACTACATCGCCGCTGTCTTTGAGGCCCTGGCAGCCGTATGCAGGAGAAACACATCCACCACAAATCTTAGCTCAGCCTGCCATTATTCTACACCTTGCCTACACcatgaattcaataattaactaACTGGACATAAAGAACTCACTGTAATGGAGTCAAACGCAAGGCCTCTGTGCCAAAATGCCCCATGCTCATACAACTTGGATTTCAGCTGCACGTACATGCtcttttactgtatgtttggGGAAGAGTGAAATTGGTCTCCTAGCAACTTGTGAAGAATGCACCTGTGCAATTAAAGTAAAACCAGGAAGACATGCTGCAGATTAATATGTTCTTAGGTAGCTTTATGCAATGTGTCATTAAGTTGCATGAAAATCTGAATTCCAGAAGTCAAATCACTGATGGCAATAGGTGCACAGCATATAAAGAAAAGcaattttgaaatttgaaacagctttgtgtttacattttctctAAATATGTTTCTCATGATGAATATGAAAGTGGTTGTTGTGACTAATACCAGTCAGTGGATaatgagtgtgtatgcatgtgtgtttttcaggtcTCCTCATTATACAGATTCTAGCACTTGCAAGGCCAGGGCTCTCAaaggcccacacacacagtccagaTCCCAGTCTAGATCCCCTTTCAGCCGCAGGCCAAGGTAAGCATCCACCCTCGGCTTGTTCATACCTGCGGCCCCAGAAAAGTATAGGTATTTCTGTAATACTATCTTTTCCCAATAACAAGTTTGAAACCTAGGCTATGAGTAGCACATGAGTCACCAAAACATGAGACTTCTGGTGTCAGAGCCCCAGGAGCTGTTGAGCTCCTCCGTATGCCTGCCCACCCACATTTTCCCATTCCGACGGCCATATTTTTCTCTGCTAGCCTGTTCTGCACAGCTGGCACTCTATCTCCAAAGTACCCAGTGCCCAGATATACAGTGCTGTACACAAATAGGGGGTCCTGGCAGGCCCTTTGAACgaaaaaacaaatcactcaAGAGAACTGTGAAATGATGAGTCACATCATTTCAGATGACCAAAAAATCGCAAGTGCTTAATGACTACGGCTTTTGGAGGAaagttgcacttttttttctggcaaatgTCTAACTAAGCAGAAAGTAATGACATGTGAAGTTGTGCTGACAGTGCCAGCTGCCCTAGTCAGAACGCTCTCCCCGCCACCCCATCCTGTGGGAAACATAACCTTTGCGCTGAGAAAGAGGgcttattaatgtgtttatttggcTCGGTTCAGATTTGAAAACG includes:
- the ppargc1a gene encoding peroxisome proliferator-activated receptor gamma coactivator 1-alpha isoform X2, yielding MEGYALSEDELFSSCLHNFTWENPHDQCAALVGEDQPLCPDLPELDLSELDVSDLDADSFLGGLKWYSDQSEIISSQYGNEASNLFEIDDENEANLLAVLTETLDSIPVDEDGLPSFEALADGDVTNASDQSCPSTPDGSPPTPEAEEPSLLKKLLLAPANSQLSYNQYTGGKAQNHAASNHRIRPTPAVIKTENPWNSKPRGACLQQSRPVRRPCTELLKYLTADNDALHTKAGEPKSTRGGGGSSRDKSGSACSSSSSSSPSSSSTSSFSSLSSASSSSSSSSSSKKKPSSPLCQPQQQPPQRAKPTTLPLPLTPESPNDHKGSPFENKTIERTLSVELSGTPGLTPPTTPPHKASQENPFKTSIKTKLSSCTSSALVKKARLDAAPSCALPAGPVRKGPEQTELYAQLSKAPPLPAGGREECKGKRAAPRGFGDHDYCQFASTKRDPSLGLPLGCPGGRHTECRGAAAPSSSAVSSSSSSSSSVAEQLQSFPSAELELCLDREGGQQGQPPQADRPDDGGHSGRRKPLRDQEIRAELNKHFGNPKQAIYSEEKQPGALLPEESDSGDEYYCKLPGYVHPGLPLEGVFEDSEDEPERLLYPWEGTHLDLLFEGSPSCSPSGSSPSRSSVSPPTSLFSSQHFRWPRPASLSRSRSRSHSRSASYRRWRSHSRSPYSRSRSRSPLSRSASRSPHYTDSSTCKARALKGPHTQSRSQSRSPFSRRPRYDSYEEYQHERLKREEHQRDHEKREYERAEQRERQRQKAIEERRVVYVGRLRCNSTRTELKRRFEVFGEIEECAVNLRDDGDNFGFITYRYTCDAFAALENGHTLRRSDEPQFELCFGGRKQFSKSNYTDLDSHSDDFDPASTKSKYDSMDFDSLLREAQCSLRR
- the ppargc1a gene encoding peroxisome proliferator-activated receptor gamma coactivator 1-alpha isoform X4 translates to MAWDRCNQDSVWREFECAALVGEDQPLCPDLPELDLSELDVSDLDADSFLGGLKWYSDQSEIISSQYGNEASNLFEIDDENEANLLAVLTETLDSIPVDEDGLPSFEALADGDVTNASDQSCPSTPDGSPPTPEAEEPSLLKKLLLAPANSQLSYNQYTGGKAQNHAASNHRIRPTPAVIKTENPWNSKPRGACLQQSRPVRRPCTELLKYLTADNDALHTKAGEPKSTRGGGGSSRDKSGSACSSSSSSSPSSSSTSSFSSLSSASSSSSSSSSSKKKPSSPLCQPQQQPPQRAKPTTLPLPLTPESPNDHKGSPFENKTIERTLSVELSGTPGLTPPTTPPHKASQENPFKTSIKTKLSSCTSSALVKKARLDAAPSCALPAGPVRKGPEQTELYAQLSKAPPLPAGGREECKGKRAAPRGFGDHDYCQFASTKRDPSLGLPLGCPGGRHTECRGAAAPSSSAVSSSSSSSSSVAEQLQSFPSAELELCLDREGGQQGQPPQADRPDDGGHSGRRKPLRDQEIRAELNKHFGNPKQAIYSEEKQPGALLPEESDSGDEYYCKLPGYVHPGLPLEGVFEDSEDEPERLLYPWEGTHLDLLFEGSPSCSPSGSSPSRSSVSPPTSLFSSQHFRWPRPASLSRSRSRSHSRSASYRRWRSHSRSPYSRSRSRSPLSRSASRSPHYTDSSTCKARALKGPHTQSRSQSRSPFSRRPRYDSYEEYQHERLKREEHQRDHEKREYERAEQRERQRQKAIEERRVVYVGRLRCNSTRTELKRRFEVFGEIEECAVNLRDDGDNFGFITYRYTCDAFAALENGHTLRRSDEPQFELCFGGRKQFSKSNYTDLDSHSDDFDPASTKSKYDSMDFDSLLREAQCSLRR